DNA from Acidobacteriota bacterium:
GGTCTTCGTCGAAAAGGACAACCACCGGAAAATCGTCATCGGCCGCGGCGGAGATCTCATCAAGGAAGTCGGCATCGAGTCCCGCCGCGAGATGGAGAAGATCCTCGAGGCGAAGGTCTACCTGGAACTCCAGGTGCGGGTGAAACCGCGGTGGCGGGATTCTCGGGACGTCCTTGACCTGATCGAGGGCCAGCGGGATTAGATTGCGGTTCGCTCATAAGACCCGACAATTCGCTACATCATTTGCACTTGACAAAAATTCATTTTGATATAGAATGCTTTTCGGTCGAAACATGGACATCGCCTTAGCGCTATCACACCCTCCATCCTGCCGCCCCTCTTTCTATTACGGCTTTACCTACCGGGCGGTAGGGCGCTAAGGTTTCCTTAACACTCCCCCCCGCGAAAAGCGAAAAGGAAACCCCTATGCCCGCCGAAAGACAGAAAGAACGGAGTCCTGCCGTGATCTCGCCCGAAACGGTTCGGCCGTCGGCTCTCGGCATCCCCGAACCTCCGTCGCGCCGGGAGGCTCAGGTCGAACTGGGCGACATCCGCCGCCGGATCGACGCCGTCGATGCCCGCCTCGTCCGGCTTTTAACCGAACGCATGGAACTTGCGCTCCGGGCCGGAAAAACCAAGGCCCGGGTTCAGGATCCCGGCCGGGAAGAAGCCGTCCTCAACAACATCCTCAGGAGTCGGCCGGGTCCTTTGTCCGAAGAGTTCCTGCTCGACCTGTTTCAAAGGATCATCTCGGAATGTCGAACGGCCGAGGAGGCGCATCCATCCCTTGTCGGATTTCAGGGCGAGCACGGGGCATACAGCGAGGAGGCCGCCCGGACGGCCTGCCCGGAGTCCGTTCCCATTCCCTTCCGCGGATTCCGAGACATCTTCGATGGCGTCGGCGGGGGAAGGCTCGACCTCGGCATCGTTCCCGTCGAAAACTCGACCGAAGGCGCCGTCGCCGAGGTCAACGACCTTCTTCTTGAATACGATCTCTTCATCATCCGGGAGATCCGCTTCCCCATCCGCCATAAGCTCCTTGTTCCTCCCGGAATCGACCCGGGCGGTTTGAAGACGGTCATGTCGCACCCCCAGGCCCTCGCCCAATGCCGTCGTTTTCTGAGGGACAACGGCCTGGACGCTCAGCCCGTCTACGATACGGCCGGGGCGGCGCGGCGCTTGAGCGACAACCCGGGCGCCGGAACAGCGGTCATCGCCTCGCATCTTTGCGCCGACCTCTACGGCCTGGAAATCGCGGCCGAAAACATCGAGGACGAGCCGAGCAACAGGACGCGCTTTCTCGTCCTGTCCCGGGCCCAACATACGGGCGCGGCCGCAAAGGGCTCCCTCGCCTTCTCCACGCGACACGAAGCTGG
Protein-coding regions in this window:
- the pheA gene encoding prephenate dehydratase; translation: MPAERQKERSPAVISPETVRPSALGIPEPPSRREAQVELGDIRRRIDAVDARLVRLLTERMELALRAGKTKARVQDPGREEAVLNNILRSRPGPLSEEFLLDLFQRIISECRTAEEAHPSLVGFQGEHGAYSEEAARTACPESVPIPFRGFRDIFDGVGGGRLDLGIVPVENSTEGAVAEVNDLLLEYDLFIIREIRFPIRHKLLVPPGIDPGGLKTVMSHPQALAQCRRFLRDNGLDAQPVYDTAGAARRLSDNPGAGTAVIASHLCADLYGLEIAAENIEDEPSNRTRFLVLSRAQHTGAAAKGSLAFSTRHEAGALCAVLDVFRERRINLLRIESRPVKTDPGTYVFFVDFAGSPRDAGVAEALAAARERATFWKFFGGYEEV